A section of the Chiloscyllium plagiosum isolate BGI_BamShark_2017 chromosome 4, ASM401019v2, whole genome shotgun sequence genome encodes:
- the LOC122549514 gene encoding CCN family member 3-like, with amino-acid sequence MQVFIVALVPLLVLILERVNGQQCSSLCKCPKDPPKCTPGVRLVLDNCACCRVCAKQAGEVCTVNDICDSHQGLQCDYSADTRQGVGICLAHEGNICMYDGVVYRNGETFQPSCKYQCSCKDGLIGCVPRCNLDVLLPGPDCPFPKQVQMPGECCEQWVCDHKQEAPIEGFLLAAHRQEAAYELDSLNCIQQTTQWSACSKTCGMGISTRVTNKNHQCDMIKQTRICEVRPCGDYKVTLKKGKKCVRTPKATKPTRFEYDGCLSVQSYKPKYCGVCNDGRCCTPHSTKTTQLDFKCAGGIIVQKQMMVIITCACHYNCPQDNTVFQADQISDS; translated from the exons ATGCAGGTCTTCATTGTGGCACTGGTGCCGCTACTTGTGCTTATACTTGAG CGGGTCAACGGCCAGCAATGTTCCTCACTTTGTAAATGCCCAAAGGATCCACCAAAATGTACACCCGGAGTGCGGCTAGTCTTGGACAACTGCGCCTGCTGCCGAGTTTGTGCCAAGCAAGCAGGGGAAGTCTGCACCGTAAACGATATCTGTGATTCGCACCAAGGGCTGCAGTGCGATTACAGCGCCGATACACGACAAGGAGTCGGTATTTGTTTAG CACATGAAGGTAATATTTGCATGTATGATGGAGTTGTCTATCGAAATGGTGAAACATTTCAGCCAAGCTGCAAATACCAGTGCTCCTGTAAAGATGGTCTGATCGGCTGTGTGCCACGTTGTAATCTGGATGTTCTTTTGCCTGGGCCTGATTGCCCATTTCCTAAACAAGTACAGATGCCAGGAGAGTGTTGTGAGCAATGGGTTTGTGACCACAAACAAGAAGCTCCTATTGAAGGATTTTTACTGGCAG CTCACAGACAGGAGGCAGCCTATGAGTTGGATTCACTTAACTGTATACAGCAGACTACACAATGGAGCGCCTGCTCCAAAACCTGTGGCATGGGCATTTCTACTCGTGTAACTAATAAAAACCACCAGTGTGATATGATAAAGCAAACACGGATTTGTGAAGTTCGACCATGTGGTGATTACAAAGTCACTTTAAAA aaagggaaaaaatgtGTTCGAACACCAAAAGCAACAAAACCTACAAGATTTGAATACGATGGCTGCCTAAGTGTCCAGTCATACAAACCTAAATATTGTGGAGTTTGCAATGATGGAAGATGCTGCACCCCTCACAGCACCAAAACAACCCAGCTGGATTTTAAATGTGCAGGAGGAATAATTGTTCAAAAACAAATGATGGTAATCATCACATGTGCCTGTCATTATAATTGCCCACAAGACAACACTGTATTCCAAGCAGACCAAATATCTGATTCCTAA